CATATCTGCACACCCTGGTTGTAGAGAGGCCCACCAGGTGTGCCATTACAATCCATCCGTCCAGATATTAACTTCTAGATATGGAAAACATTGATTTGAAAAATGCTGGGAAGCCCCTTCTGGCAGACCATGGTTGGAGTTTCGAAGCTGCGTTCCTTTTCCAGCTCCTGAGTAGAGTTGATAAGGTGACCCTCGAACAGCTAGCCGGTTGAGCAAGTTTGGGGACGCGTGCTCGCTTGGGAACGCTCACTCGATCAGAGTGCAGATGGAGTAAGCATGGACGCGAGCTGATTTTTATGGAGATGATGGGTGGGAAGATGTTCAGGATGACTACGTTGTGTCCAAAAATCACATAACATGATACAGCTACCAACAATCCAATCCCAATCGAAAATATCATATCAAGATTCCGTAGAAATATGCAATCTGCAATTCTTTTCCAACAGCTTAGGAAGCTTGAAACAAAATAGAACAATAGAGCATCACGTGAATTTTGCTTGTTGGACAACAGAAGTTCTTCGTATGGAATATAAATGCAATAGGCAATGCACAAAATGCAAGactgaacaaaaaaacaaaacaaaaaaatcactaTGGCAACTGTTTACGTGAGTCTTGCTTGTTTCGCTTTCAAAAACCAAGTTGCATAACGTGCATTGAAAGCAACGTTGTTAGATATTGAAACAACGTCCCAGCTTGCTTGCTTTCGAACGGTGTTATGATGGGATTGCATTGCTTAATTTTTTTCTATTGCATATTATAAATTTATGCATTGCATTTGTTACAACCATATATTTCACCATGGTGATATCACCGGGGTGCTTGGATACAAGTTACACATAAGCTTGTACATATTAAACTTAAAAGCTTCAGTGTCATTGTTTTAagtgtttatttttttatattttttatatataaacaAACCCTCCATTTTGGACTCGACTTACCCTGTACCTGCTCCAATTCACATGCTTGTTAGTCGTTTATTTTCCTTCGAGTATTGTCGACGCTGCTCCATAAACACACGGAAACGTACACTAGCATGCACAATATATATCCCAAATGCTCGAATTGCAGCGCAACATTTGTCAGTATTGCCAACAAATAGTGCTCCTAAGTGGTCACTTGCAAAAGCACTGGCATTGCTGACATCTTTCAGTCGGTACTGCCAGCAAAGGTATCACTGAGCATTCCTAACGCTGGCAAACGTATGCAAAATTGTGGGAGACTCTGAAAGATTTTTCTTCTGCCACTTCGTACATGTGTTATGAATGGTTCCATAAAATGAAGGCTTTCTTTAACACTACAGTCATGGCAAATCGAAGATCCATAAGGCAATCAAGTTGAACAAACTGCCCAAAAAAGCCATCAGGTGATGTGCGAGATTTCTTTTTGCAaatcgtgctgcttgcatacaTTGCCGATACCCTCTGCCTCAGTGTGCACACTTTCCTTTTATACACCCCCCTTGTTTTATTCTTTGGTTCTGCTTTTGTCATCACTGTAGTGCTCAAGGGAAGGCAAAACATTCACGCATTGCTGTCATTGCTCTTCGTTCAGAATGTGTTGCACATTTTATGGTGCACATAACTTTGAAGATGTCAGATACCCATCATAAACTGTCAAACAACAAATACTAAAACGTTGCTTGGCAGTATTGTGCAATTTGTGACTAAACACTGTGTTTCCTGGTTACTCATTCCCCATTATTAGCCATAGGACATAGAGTGGACTTTCTTTCCATAAGTGAACTTATTTGTCCCGCGATCGTCACCTTTAAGGAGAGGGCAGTAAATATGTGTGTGGGAGTAAGGACAGAACTGAGTGCAGCAGCTGTacataaaaaaaatgttggtgTGACGAAACATCATTGCCGGCGCTCATCGtactgctgaaaggtagctgtcTTTCGATTCGTCAAAAAGTGCACGGGGGAAGTACATGACATGTGGTCATGTGCTGCCCTTGTGCAGTGTACACTAGAACCCAATCGAATAGGAAGGTGTATGCCTCAGATAGTTTGTCACAGACGGCTGCACTGCATCACAACGTTTTGAGGGACTTTTGTTGTATTAACTTACTCAAGTAAACAAAAACTGGCTTATCTTAACAAAAGTGATTGCTGCTGTGTACCAGATCGATGATAAGCCATCTTCAACAGCCGCAGCTGCTCCACTCGCGTCGTATGCTCGACGGTACGTGGTATGTTtagggttcttcattttcgggttaaacccgatttttcacggtATTTGCACCCCGAACCAATTTTCTGAAATTTGGGCataacccgatttctccctgaattcctCGAGGTCTTTCAACCTTCACAGTGAGCCACGAAAGAGATGAATCACATTATCAACCTTAATTCTTAAGCACCCAATAAAACATCTGAAGCTCCCCCTGCCAATCACCTCCTAGGTAGTACCAAAGGCCTGCTTTTTTTTAACGCCTGTTGCAATTGCATGGTTCATCCCTGCAATCATCTTGGCACCTTGACTCACACGGTTCAACCAGAGACTCCCGACAGCACAAAACACGTGACAGAACACGCCAGATTCTTTCCCAAATTTCCTTTAGAAAGAATCACCGGATTTCTACCCCCAAGGTTTCAAAAATACTAAAACGTGAAAATGAAGGACCCTAGGTATATTGCATGGGCGTTGGAGGAGGTGTAGCATTTTCGTTAACTTGTGCAGCACCTCATCTGAATCGAATGCAGAAACTTGCGCCATTTGCACTAGTTCACAAGGTGTAGCCCAATTGAAGACGGCGTATATCAGGTGTCAAAAGCTACCCAACAAAAATATttcaaaaaatgtaaaaaatgATACAGATGTTAATACGTATGTATAGAGGCGGGCTCCATTTTGTGCAGTTTTGTACCCCTGCAAATGAttgtagtggtaactttgcagCCTTTTATGTCTgaagtatttaaaaaaaaattgctgcatCTTTCAGCATACTGCCAAATGCGTTTAAATGCAGTAGCATCTACTTCATCTCTTCTTTCTACACAACTGTTAAGTGATGGACCTACGCGAGTCGATGTTGGTGGCTCCTATAAAGCTGTCGCTTTAATAAGTTCTTAGCACAGTGTTGTTGAAGTTCTCACTAGATCTGCAAAATAAATGCTTGAACCTTTGCTGAAATGCTTGAATGCTGAAATGCCAGAACCTTTTCTGCAAGAAAAAACTCTAAAGCTAACAAGCATTGTGTTGAAGTTACATCTTGCGCAAGTCACCTTTTTGCTACTGTTTGAAACACTTCATTTGGTCTTCATTTTGGTCCTCGAGGGTTTTGTAGTACCATAAGCTTAAGCATGTAACATGGTTGTGCTAACCATTTTTGTTATGTCATTACTTTGGGTTGTTTTGTTGCTGTTATTGCACAGCTATTAGCATTATTCCTCATGTTGTACTTCATTGCAGAAGCTGCTTTTGTGCTGGCTAATTAGTTGTTACCCATTTTTGCTCATATATTAATACGTAGACACTTGTGTTTTTgggtttaaaaaaaattgggtttcaTTTCAGGAACCGTAAAATTGGGCGATATTATGTGAAAGAGCAGATTTTTGTctggaaaataagaaaaaatgcACTTCTTGCATTCCGTACGAACACGAGATGCGGAGTGGCAGTGCTTAGTGCAAATTTTTTGGTGTTCTCCAGTGTGGGGTGCTTCAGGTTTCACCCTAAGTGACAATGATGCAAATCAGTGAGGTAAAAACGGGTTTTGCCAGTTTTAACCTGAAAACACAAGGCTCTAAATGTGTTGTATAAGTGTGCATGGTTGTTGCCTCCACTAAATCGGTGAAGATATGCCTACAGAATACTGTCGATGACGCGCGTGCAGAAAACGTAGAGATCATGTTTCAAAGATACAGTTGATGGTTCCTGAGGTTGTCCGTGCTCTTCTCTGTTTCAGCAAATCCGTGGGAGTCGTAATTGGTGTGATCATAGTGGTAATCATTGGCCTGGTCGTGGTCGTGATAGTTTCCTGCTTCTGCTGCGGCTGTTGCCTATTGGCCAAGAGGAGACAACAACGAGGGCAGGTGCTCTATGGTGAGTAACCTGGAAGAACGCACAATCGTTTATCTGATTACTAGTTGACCCTCGACTTTCGTGAAGGCCGTTACGGGCAGATAAGCCCCATTGGACAGCAGCCATTGGACAGGTACCTTTGCACCCTCCACTTTGAGAACCCCCATGACACACTACAATCACGCCTGTCTCACATTCCAAAACCGTGCTATGCTGGCAGCTGTAAAGCTGAAACCAGAAAAATCGCGCTGGTTGCCGTGGTCTCTTTTCACTGCTTTCTGCACCCGTTTTGACCCCGTCTGCACCCCTTTTGACACCCGTGATCTGGGACAGGGTTACGGTGGGTGCTTCTTCTTGCTGCTCAAATTTTCCTGCTCTGACACCCTTAGAGGGGGCATGTTCTTGGAAGAAGAGGTAGAAACTCGCGAATAATCAAATCCACGAAAGCCAAAACTCACGAGAGTCACGGGCCCACTGTACAAACAGTGTCAATGTGACGTAAGCTCCTTACATTGTTGTTATAATGCTTAtgccaaggtcgtgctgcaCCCTTTTGGCCAGAATGGATGGGGTGAATGAGCTCATTTTCACAAATTGCTTGCCCAGGTGGAGCTTCCTGTAACTAACATACTTTCCTGCAGGTTGTATGGACAAGTTTGACGCAGTCAGTATTTGTGTAGACCGTATTATCGAATGCCTCTCTGCAATAACAATGAAAACGAATTTGTACCGCTTTCAAGGGAAGTCTTTTGTAGTGGGCAAACACAGGCCTGCTTAACATACATGCGTAGAAAACATGTACACTGTTGAAAATTGAATTACGAGATTGATTATGAAAATTACGATGGGTGCGGTAATTTGCGGCTTTAAAAAGTTTTCATTATTTCCAGCTTTCCCCATTTTTTCCAAAGTACAAACTTTCACTTACATCATTATTGCAGAGTGCCATTCAATTTTTGTTGACTAACACACCTTCGAGCCACCCATCATATTCAACTGTGGATTTTCCTGTGCAGGAGGAGTATCAACGACCACTCCTGGCACAACACGTCCGGAGGAGCAGCCACTCGGAGCAGCCCCTTATCCTCAACAGGCCCAGCCTTATCCCCAGCAGCCTCAGCCTTATCCCCAGCAGCCCCAGCCTTATCCCCAGCAGCCGTACCCACAGCAGCCATATCCTCAGCAGCCTTATGCCACTGCTGGATACCCTGTACAGCCACAAGCCGGGGGACCTGGTGAGTGGACTTTGACACCCCCCCTGCATACTGGGCATAACATGCTGCAGATTCTTATGCTTTATGAGATGACGCAGAATGCAGGCAGTACGCTGAAACACTGCATCTTTCAAAGAAAAGGAGTACGAGAATGCTGCAGCTTATTTGACTGCAAGTGATTGACGTAACATAGCTAACATATGTTCAGCCCTTATAGTTAAATGAAGTGTGTTTGCTAGTGTGAACAAGGCAGACATAGGAATGAGAAAGCCTATCACCCAGAACACCAGCTGAATGGGTGGAAGATACAGAAATTGTACTGTGTGTCACGTGCATAACACAGGGGTGGGGGCACAGAATGATTTGTCATAGACTTTGTTCCAGTACAGTACACATACCTAAAAATGTAAACGTCGGcagatagggcctgactttttagggtgaTACCCGATCatgcccgatatttacctccGATTCAAACCTGAAAAGACAGAGTTTAACCCGGTACTTCCCCTaaaactgctggaccagggggatccgaagtcatcacaactaCCGCAGAACgttggaaactgtgttgtaaatgcGTAAATATGCTaatacaaactgtcaaaactgAGACCTTACCGCCTCTAAGATGCATGGACTAGATATTGATACtctgtgtctactggtgtgCCATGTATATTAGGCTGAGTAAACCAAAAGATTCCCGCCTGATCCGATCCGACTCAACCAGGAttgggttgaatcaggttcagttcaacgCGATTACACccaaattattgaagcaaaatgtAACCCGatatttgccccccccccccctcccccggatTTCGTTGgaaaatataacccgaaaaagtcaggccttAATCATAGACTTCTCCACCTAAACAGGTTATGTGACATTCTGTTCTGCGAAGACAAATGACTATCGAGTTTGGATTTATCGATTCTGTACTCCTTCATAGATACATCAAAGCACTGATACTGTGGTTGTCATAGTGTCCTCACTGACCACAACTGGCTAGTTCAGGTTTTCAATATGCTGCatttaacacacacacacacacacacacatgcatgcACACAAATAAACTAGCGAATTCTAGACATTCATGGAATGTTTATTAGCTCATTTATTAACTCATTATTTTTCATCCACCCATCTTACACATTTAAATGGTTTTAGCACCTGATAGCACTAACTTGATATgcatattgcagttttattTTGAATATTACCAAGTTTTGGATTACCAAGTTTATCAGTGCGCCGGAAAATCAGCCGTCTCTGCCTGTTTCACAAAATATTTTGTTATACCGAATCCTTAAAAGAGTCGCTCATGAGCACACCTTCCTACATCCCCCCCCGCACAGACCATAATCAAAAAGTAGGAGTACCATTATGTTCCACAAGATCATTCTATTCATCATTATACCATGCACATCACttgagtggaaccaccttcctggTCTCTAACCTCTATTTCAGACATCAAGCAATTTAAAATTGGTTTGCTCGATCATTTTAACTTGTAAATCCTGTTCATCGTTTTCCTTGGTCATCCACATTATGTTTCCCTCTTCATTACTGTTACGCTTAAGCACCTGTGACACACGTCATCATTTCATTGCTGTCATTTTGTTAACCGATTTGTATATTCACTTTACCTTTGCTGCTGTTGCCCTAGTTGTATTGTAACCCCATTCCCCTCTATTTGCCCTCTGGGCCCTGAGGGTatgtcaataaataaataaataaatagcaacGATGGGAATTTCTCATAATCTATACATTTTGCATAAATTTCGGTTTGAAACGTTGACAAAAATAACATCTCCACAAACATCTTTCATGGTTCAGATGCCCCAGCCTATGCTAAATGGCAGTGACTGGCAGTGCTAAACCACACTAACAATTTCTTGTCTATCTCCTACAGGTTATCCAGGCTACCCTACGCCCTACCCTCCACCTTACAGCGATGTGCCACAGCAAGACCAGCAAGCCATGCAGCAGCAGCAACCACCTTACAATCCTGGCTACCCTCCTCACTAAAGGATGTGAGTCTGGTGTTTGTGCATGAATGGTGCAGTACGTGTGTGGTTCAGCAACATGCTTTACGTTGAGGATGTTCGATTGTGTGTCGCACACCATTGTCTGTACAGTGGACCCCGATTCGAGAGACTCTTATTTGCAGTCTTGTGTCATGGCAGTTATTATCTCGCATCGATCCACAAAGCACGGTTCCCATCAGGGGGCACCACATAACTTTACACGCACATCTTTTAAAACGGCCGAATGAAACAGGAGGATGCAACGAGTATGGGGTGATGGTAAAGTGCCATTTTTCGACCAAGTTCTCAGTCAGTTCAACAAATTATTTTAGCCATGTGCAGTGCCCCTCCACGTGCCATTCCACGACCTTGTTCATGCATCCAGTGTTTCAACTTTAGAAGCTGGAGGAAGCTGGAGATGTACAGCGTATCTGATCCAGCGAATTAGGTAGTGTCGATAGACGTAAGGCCGCAGTGTGTCAGATATCTCTAGCTAGGAGGGAAAATGTTCAGCGGATGCAGGAACAGCCACAAGCTGGAGGCCCTGCTGGTCTTTATGTAGCCTGCCATGTCAACGAACGTGTACAAAACTTGTACCTTAGTACTTGTCTTGCTGCACACCATAAGCGTACTCCATCCTCTACTCATCAACGTGTGAATGgattttgaattttttaaaaacaatttAGTGTGTATATATGTTAGAAATAAAAGTGCTTTGTATGTTCTGCTGGTGATGTTCTGAAGGG
This portion of the Ornithodoros turicata isolate Travis chromosome 3, ASM3712646v1, whole genome shotgun sequence genome encodes:
- the LOC135388073 gene encoding protein shisa-4-like isoform X1 yields the protein MNIYLLLCLSALYFVSVFNQASATTCSHERRRGITEYFTCPGILDRSTARFCCGSKKQRYCCDIDNFSDISDTVHGKSKIHKAIKLNKLPKKAISKSVGVVIGVIIVVIIGLVVVVIVSCFCCGCCLLAKRRQQRGQVLYGGVSTTTPGTTRPEEQPLGAAPYPQQAQPYPQQPQPYPQQPQPYPQQPYPQQPYPQQPYATAGYPVQPQAGGPGYPGYPTPYPPPYSDVPQQDQQAMQQQQPPYNPGYPPH
- the LOC135388073 gene encoding protein shisa-5-like isoform X2, with product MNIYLLLCLSALYFVSVFNQASATTCSHERRRGITEYFTCPGILDRSTARFCCGSKKQRYCCDIDNFSDISDTVKSVGVVIGVIIVVIIGLVVVVIVSCFCCGCCLLAKRRQQRGQVLYGGVSTTTPGTTRPEEQPLGAAPYPQQAQPYPQQPQPYPQQPQPYPQQPYPQQPYPQQPYATAGYPVQPQAGGPGYPGYPTPYPPPYSDVPQQDQQAMQQQQPPYNPGYPPH